A stretch of Corallococcus macrosporus DNA encodes these proteins:
- a CDS encoding response regulator → MSNFILVVDDDASHRTLICDALQEMGYATIEAKNGREALDLLEDDIPGAVLLDLRMPVMSGWGLLDALKKMPRARNLPIIIISGYGFEWEAELVGAAGYISKPVDLDKVRTTVQQIVGPPEVAMVH, encoded by the coding sequence ATGTCGAACTTCATCCTGGTCGTCGACGACGACGCGAGTCACCGCACGCTCATCTGCGATGCCCTCCAGGAGATGGGCTATGCCACCATCGAGGCCAAGAACGGCCGCGAGGCGCTGGATCTTCTGGAGGACGACATCCCGGGCGCCGTGCTGCTGGACCTGCGCATGCCCGTCATGAGCGGCTGGGGCCTGCTGGACGCGCTCAAGAAGATGCCGCGGGCGCGCAACCTGCCCATCATCATCATCTCCGGCTACGGCTTCGAGTGGGAGGCGGAGCTGGTGGGCGCCGCCGGCTACATCTCCAAGCCGGTGGACCTGGACAAGGTGCGCACCACCGTGCAGCAGATCGTCGGGCCGCCGGAGGTGGCCATGGTGCACTGA
- a CDS encoding amidohydrolase family protein, translated as MTAPREPHGHDDAPVPCLASSPSPTWRELGIQMPMPALADEEGPRVDPGLPPVVDAHVHLFPDRVFEAVWRWFDRHGWPIRYKLHTPQVVSFLLSRGVERVVALHYAHKPGMARALNAYVAEVAKAEPRVIGLGTVYPGEPDAVAILEEAFALGLKGVKLHCHVQAFSPDAPQLHELYAACARAGKPLVMHSGREPSSPQYPVDPHQLCSAERVERVLKDHPTLKLCVPHLGADEFDAYAHLLERYDTLWLDTTMAVGGYFPVPLPRQALEARPGRILYGTDFPNIPYAWDRELRALAGLGLDEAALAGVLGGNTLSLYGEC; from the coding sequence ATGACGGCTCCCCGGGAGCCGCACGGGCACGACGACGCGCCCGTGCCGTGCCTGGCGTCCTCGCCGTCACCCACCTGGCGGGAGCTGGGCATCCAGATGCCCATGCCCGCGCTGGCGGACGAGGAAGGGCCCCGCGTGGACCCCGGCCTGCCGCCCGTCGTGGACGCGCACGTGCACCTGTTCCCCGACCGCGTCTTCGAGGCGGTGTGGCGCTGGTTCGACCGCCACGGCTGGCCCATCCGCTACAAGCTGCACACACCCCAGGTGGTGTCCTTCCTGCTGTCCCGGGGCGTCGAGCGCGTGGTCGCCCTGCACTACGCCCACAAGCCGGGCATGGCGCGCGCCCTCAACGCCTACGTGGCGGAGGTGGCGAAGGCCGAGCCCCGCGTCATCGGGCTTGGCACCGTGTACCCGGGCGAGCCCGACGCCGTCGCCATCCTGGAGGAGGCCTTCGCCCTGGGCCTGAAGGGCGTGAAGCTGCACTGTCACGTGCAGGCCTTCTCCCCGGACGCGCCCCAGCTGCACGAGCTCTACGCGGCGTGCGCGCGGGCGGGGAAGCCGCTCGTGATGCACTCGGGGCGGGAGCCGTCCAGTCCCCAGTACCCGGTGGATCCGCACCAGCTCTGTAGCGCCGAGCGCGTGGAGCGCGTGCTGAAGGATCATCCCACGCTGAAGCTGTGCGTGCCGCACCTGGGAGCGGACGAGTTCGACGCGTACGCGCACCTGCTGGAGCGGTACGACACGCTCTGGCTGGACACCACCATGGCGGTGGGCGGCTACTTCCCCGTGCCCCTGCCCCGCCAGGCGCTGGAGGCGCGGCCCGGGCGCATCCTCTACGGGACGGACTTCCCCAACATCCCCTATGCGTGGGACCGGGAGCTGCGGGCGCTGGCGGGGCTGGGGCTGGACGAGGCCGCGCTCGCGGGCGTGCTGGGCGGCAACACGCTGTCCCTCTACGGCGAGTGTTGA